The genome window ttctttactCCTAGTGTGCCTCACGGAACACATGGGTTACATCTCGAAAGAGGATATCTCAAATGCCTTGGTTTTTAAACATTTATGTTACCAAACGCTGAATTCTTAACAATTTATTTATGTGGTGTGGTACTATTAGCTAATCTTGTGAATATCATTCGATAAACAATGTAAAACCACAGCCTCTCAACTCACAGATGACGTGTACCTACTGGGAAAGTGTAAGCATCTCCTGATGAACATTGTTATATATAATCTCCCTTAATGGCAATGACAAGAGACAACTGTTAGCAAGGTCAGCGCCAACTTATTTTTGGGGAACCGACTGCTATACTGGCAACTGCAATCCTACTAAATGACTGTGATCCTCATATGCCAAAATAACTAAGATCATTCTTGAGAACTTAATGTATTTTCCAGTCATTAGATGCCTTTATCAACTGGCCCCTCTGAAAGTCAAGTTTTTCCATGCAAAGGTTACCATGAGCCTGGTTCAAGTGGACAACcccaacagaaagagagagagaaagagcaaagagAATCCCCCACACAAAGTTCAGAGCTGAAGTTAAAGGTCAGCAGTTCTGTAAACAATGGAATCCACTGTGCTAAGCTCAACAGGCCGCTTCACAAAGCCTGCCACTGAACGTAGGACTGGTGGACTGCTCTTCCAAGGACCAGGTGTCTCTAGTTAGGTCAAAGGCTATATGTGCCTTTTTTGGGGAGGGTTGAGGGGGTACATTTCTAATGAACAATACAGAGCACAATATGGCCGATCCACATCCCCGACGCTGCCCCAAGCTGAGTGGTGAGTGGCTGTGGTCTGGGCTTGTAGGTCGCTGGCAGCAGGACGATTGTTACACTTGCATTGTGTCTGTGCAATGAGCAGGAAAACACAAGAGCAAATCAATCATTACAATGTAGTTCAATACAGCACCCACATCTGGCATCTACAGCCATACAAAAGAAGCACTTGATCTTTATCTGATGCCAGACAATAATATCCACCCCTAGTGTACTCATTTTGTATCATTATAAACATAGTTTGACACGTATAGATTTTTTATGCATGGCTACTATATCTATATGTacttatgtatgtgtatataggCTGATAGCATTCTGCTTGTGCAAAATGGATTGCTGATGTGCAGCTGATGTGAAAAGCATGAGTGGCAGTgaatatttttttacttttttacccCTTTGAAACGTGCTGGCAGAAGTCATTAACATCACAGTATTACCACAACTGGAGGTCACACTAACGTTCATTGCAAATGTCTCCGTGTTTAGTGAAAATATCAGTAACCTTTTTTATTGAAGTGCACCAGAACCCGAGCTACGGCCCTTGCTGTGAGATATTTGTACACTCGCTGACCACAGTGCTAAAGGGTTATGGAATAACAAGCCGCTCCATGCATTATTGATGTCTTCCACTGTGAATCTGTTCAGAATAATAACAGCCATTTCCCAGAGCCtcattactgtgtgtttttaaagcaTGTGTTTGGTCGCCATGGACACCACTCTCTGGaatcaccccctccccctcccccattgATATTCAGGTCATGCACAGCACTTGCTgtttttaattttcatttcatcataAGCGCTTTAAGATGTGTTGCCAGCGTTTATTTTCAGTTTTTCCTGTGGACCTCTTCAGCACCACTCCTGACAGGACAGATGCCGCAATTAATCACGAAGGGAAGAGAATTGGGCATCGCTGCCACATTGAGCTGAAGAGCCAATCACTTCATGCCGGACTGACCCTCATCCGAAATTACAAACGCATTTGAAGACCAACTAATTGAGAACAAAATTCAGTTTGGAAAATTCTGTCAAGCTGCGGTAAAATATGTGAAGGCACATTTTTGTGTGTCTCTGAATAAAAAACATCCTTCCAGTGCATGCTTTTGATGTGTTCTTCTTTTCACAACTGCCCAACCCCCATAAACACCCAACCCTATCACCCCCCTCACCAAGTCCTTTCCAAGTCCACCCGCTCCAAATGCTTATTGTGGATTTATGATAATTAGTGTTTGCTatcttcccctccccctcttaCCATTTCTCAGAACGCCCACAACCCTAACTCCCTCCCACCCCATCCCTTAcccaccctcctccacccccactccAGGGGCCATCTTAGAAATGTAGCAATTCAAAACAGAGCAAGAAAGAAGAGTCGGATTCAGAGTCACTGGTCAGTGAGAATGGGACTGTTATTGAGACAAGTAGCAGTTACATGCTAACCCTGTCCAGTCTCtacactgatttttttttaaacacacacaattacaaggGTACTCAATTGTAATCACTGAGAAAAACAGTACACACTATCATAATGGCAACATGAACCCTCTGCAGAGGACTGCTCTATAGAAAACATACAAATGTTGCCTCTGGCTTGCTCTGAAGTGATTTTGGTGCTAAGCAtagacattttatttatattttattttcaaatggCCAACATGAAAACAGGATGAGATGCCTCGTACAAAATTATGGCTAATATCATCTTAGAAATGAACTGATTCtttgaaataaatatttgtgattgttttcttttttttaattgcaaacaaagAGACACAAAGAAATATATAATACTCCATACAAAATTATGGCTAATATCACATTAGTTAAGGAATGTCTCTTGTTTCTTGAGTGGCCAAGCAAAACTGAAATAAATTTGCCTATTGAGAGCTCAAAAATATCAGATTCCATacttaaatgtgtttattctatggatagatttttaaaagcagttgaTTTCTTTAAATCTGTAAgcaaaatacaaacaaatgaaTTGCCGCTAATGTAACTcataaaaaagtataaaagagCAGAAATGCACTATGTGATATAGCAATCCACAGGTCAGTTTACCAATGTTTTAATTAAAGCCTCACATATTAAAACTTTACACAAGGTGATATGAAAAATGTACatctttttctcttttatttttaCAGAATCAATTACAGCTGGCACAAAATACCTCCAATGCCTTTTTCTGTTGGCTTTGACAGTGCAACGAAATGTCTCAGCTAAGTATCTTCTTTATCTTCTTCTGCCGTACGATAAGTTTGTGGTATCAAGGAAtagtgtaaaaatacattaatcaTGAAACCATCATCAACCTAcaactggaattttgtttcccCCACCCCCATAAAATATGCactttatttcacaaaatgaaaacaaatagaAACATAATTTAAGTTCATTAAACATCTGAGGTAAAGACAAATACATAAAAGGAggatttatttctatttttggaGTGCCATTTACACACCTTTGAGCAAATAAGCTTAGACCTGCTCagatttttctctctcccttccataCACCAAACAGTACAGCAGGTATGGGGTACAGTCTGACGACGTACTATGACTTAAAAGTATCTATGACAGCCTCTGGACCCTCTGTCCAGTCTTCTTCCAGCAAGACACCATACACTGTCCTTCAGTTCCCTTTTTGTCCTCAACACTTGATAACAGAGGATGAATGTGCTCATATGTCACTTGGTTTGAAAAGCGTTTTGAGTTGATCATTGAGTTGATCATTGAGTCCCCTCAGGTAACTGTTGAACAGCTAGATCTACAGGAATGTGGGGTGGGGGATCGGTTAAAGAGAGAGGATATCGGCGgtcagggagagaaagaagaagttCGACAAAACATACTGGCCAAGGAGGAAACAACcgtttgaaaaaaagaaacgtGTTGACCACCGGGCTTTGTACCTGTGTTGTTAAACTCAGTTCTGGTGTtcaccttttttatgtaaaaATGTCTCCTTCAGGATGTGTCATCCACCGAGGTCAAGCCTGTGCAGTTTTCTGTTTGAGATCCGCTCGCTTTGCCAAGAGCTGGACGAAGCACTGGCAGCAACGTTGACCTCATAAATAAAGCTTTGTTAAATAAAACCGGGGCATGTGTCCATGATGGAAATCACTGTCTGTGTCTCACCAAGCTTCGCCCCAAAAGTTCATTTTTAAAATCGACGActgagagaaaaaacagagcAAGACTAACATTACATACAAACAATAATCGGGCACTCAGCAACCAGCTTTCTCATAGCGCAGCCTATTTTATAGACAAAGTCCAGCTTAAGATATTTCCCCCAGCCCACCCTCCCCAACCCTCGTTTTTTTACACATCTGAATATCCGTCTAGAACAATGGACAGTTCTTTGTAAAACATTCTAATTCTTACACACTTCTTAAGTGCAACTTAGAAAAGCAACTTGGAATgatgcttttatttttcttcctctATTCCTCCTCTCTGAAATAGGATTGaccgcacgtgtgtgtgcattttggcTCAGTAAATGCTGACTTGGGAGAGGGCGTGGGCCTGGATCTGCGAGGGGTGGTGCTGCGGAGGGGCCGAGGCTTGGGCAGGGGCTGGGCTGCCTAGCGTGGACGAGTGGGGGGTACCGGGGGAGTGTTGGGCAGGGGAACACTGagactggtgctgctgctgttgctgttgttgctgctgctgctgctgctgctgctgctgctgctggagatgCTGCATCTGCTGCTGGTGCAGCTGATGCATTTGCATGTGCTGGAGCTGCAattgctgctgatgctgctgctgcagatgttgctgctgatgctgctgctgatgctgctgctgctgctgctgctgctgttgctgctgcatgTGATGCTGCTGaagctgctgctggaggtggtGCTGGAAATGCTGATGCTGCATCTGCTGCTGGATCTGCTGGTGgtgcatctgctgctgctgcatctgGTGGTGCTGCAGATGCTGctgcatctgctgctgctgctgctggagctgctGCAGGGACGCATGCTGCTGCGGTGGGGGCTGTTGCTGCACGCCCGGCATGGGCGGGCTCATTTGTGACCCCGGCCCAGATACCTGCGGCGGGCCGCCGCCGCCTCCTCCCATGGCCCTGCCGCCTGGGCCCATCTGGCCGAGCAGCTGCGACGGGATGCCACCGGGCATGTTCTGGTGGGCCACGGCCACCGAGGTGACGATCTGGTTGCCGCCCATCTGCAGCGGCTTTGGGGCGATGGCTCGGGGCAGGGCCTGCTGGAGGGCCTGGGCGGCGGCCGCGGCCGACATGGAGGGGTGCTGGTTGAGCGGCGAGGGCAGCACTAGGGCAGGGGACAGGGTGGTGGAGGCCAGCGTCTGCTGTACAGAGCGGATGGTCTGGGCCTCAGCCGACTCCGCTGCCGCCTTGAGGTGAATAAATAGAACACTTCAGTTGGGTATTTCTTGACGTAACACACATAGACGGTACACtacatgatagatagatagatagatagatactttattgatccccaaggggaaattcaagtgtgaTAGAAACACAGATGCACTAgcatggggtggtggtggtatagACAATATCACAATAGCTACCACTATTGTACCCCTAAGCAACAGAATTAACCCCGAGAAACTGTAATTCGCTCTGAATAAGAGAATCagctaaaaaatcagacaaataatatatataataatataataattatacaatataataatttaaataatataatattggaTGCATTTTTATGGAATTGTTTGTGCCTCAATGTTAAGCTAGGGGATAAATATGGATATTACAGGAGGATGATAGATGGTAGAGGATATGGATTAATTTAGAATATGTAAATATCAGTGAAGACATTAAAGATACCAGCGGGCATGGAAATGTTGCTGAATACCTCACAGATGCAGCGAGTTAATGAGGCATGTGGCAGAATGTGAATCTATAATTTAGGATCATTAAATGCACTCGCTACTTGCTATTATTGCACTTCCACAGTGGGAGAAAAAAATGAGAGAAAAGATCTCACCTTTGAGACCAGACTGGCACGGTAGGCTGCGAGGGCCTTTAAATATTCCTTTTTGGCAGCTTCTGTTTTGCTTTTGTAGACCTGAGAAGACAAGAAAGAAATTGGTGTGAAAAACAGGCAATTAACAGCACATCATCttgtagtgtgtgcgtgtttatgtctGCTCCACCTGGAGGCTGTGGCATtgcaaaatgatttaaatagGGACACAATTAGGAGCCGATTTAATAAATCCTGAAGATCTGACACCGGCACTGCCTAGCATTGCTAAATGTTTTTATACAGTAAATGAGAACACAGCTAGAAACCTCATCCAAATAGTTATTGGTGGCAAACAACAGAATAACATTTTAAGGgcaaaatatattttcttcAGGATTCAGGTCAGGATTCAGGTCTCAGGTTATTGGGAACTGAgcatgttgtattgttttttttaacaaagaAAAGATAGCAGTAGACAGCTAGCTTTTACCATACATTTTTAGctgcggtttatacattgattttgcaaaatttcttcagctatgaggttaatgcagggggggcagttaatatggtattcatatgtttttgtttttttttgtaacttgcataaaacactgtcctgcggcttatacacaatgcggctaatacacaggaaatgactgtagGCTAACTGAGGAAACAAACTACAGCCACACAAATAGTACCTGTTTCTGTTCCTCTGCCAGACCGTCCCACATGGAGGCCACAATTTTGGACACCTCCCCGAAGGTGGCATTGGGGTTCTGACCCTTAATGGCGGCCTGGGTGTCTCTGAAGAAGAGGGCGTAGGCCGAGACGGGCTTCTGGGGCTCGTTGGggtccttcttcttcttcttcttggggGTCTTGGGCTTCTTCCCGGCATCGGGGGCTGGACGTTTCTCCCCGGTCATCTGCTGTAGAGAAGAACAGATGTAGGAGGTTAGTGATTTCCTTGGGCAAATATTATCcagaaaatgtttgttttcccatCACATTTACTCCGCCAGTAGATACATGTTTGGTTCAAGTAACATTTAATCTAAAACACAGCACCATGCAAATGTCCCTTTTAACCAAACACAATGACTTTGGCAAACCAGATAATAACATAGTCGATTTGACCTTTCCTGTGTTCTCTAAAATATCACTGGCACAATAACACAGTCAGAAGATATCCCTTAAGTGCGGTGAAGAACCGCTTCAGGCAAAATGTCAATGAAATTTCTATGTATGTATTTGGAGGGAGCGGTACTGGCATCAGTTAGGGAATTCTGTTCTTGAGtattggtagttgtgaaagtaAAGAAGAGTCACTCACTCGGTTGCCTTCGTCGCCTTCGTCCTCGTTGATGGAGCTGGAAGGGGAGGGCGTGGCCGACTTGCTGGCAGGCGGGGATGGGGAGGTGTGAGCGATGTTGGGCCCGCTCATGTTCATTCCCAGCTGAGCGTTGAGCTGGGACTGGTTGATGGTGGTCAGCTGGTTCCGCGACATCATACCATTGGGATTGTTCATGCTGATGATGGACCGCATCACCATGGCTGGGTTGGGGCCGTACTGGCGAAGGTGGGCCTGCCCAATGTTCtgcaagagagaggaagacaaaggCAACATATGTAAGCATATATCACCTCTGATTTACGGCTGCCTGTCAGCATCTGAAGAGATATTATTTTTCATATCACCAGTCTTATTATTTCACATAAAAGAAAGCTCCTACAGAATGCGAATCCTCCAATTTTTCTGTTGCTACTGGACTGCCAAACCATTACATTATAACACTAACAGAATTCCAAGTAATAGCTTTTCACAGAAGTCTCGCCATAGCTCTGGGTTATTCTTTGCCACACCCTTGGGACCCAAAGTGAAACACAGTCCTGTCTGCCAAGCGCTTGGACACGTagaataaaacacaaaatgcaGACACACTAAGTACAAGGGAGGCCTTTTGGATTTGTGTTTTACAAACAGAAATCATTCAGCGTGTATAATTTTTGTGAATTCTTCCTAGAGCCTTGAGCATTGAGTTTGTGACAAAggaacaaaataaaatctcaaatACGAATGACTCAAATACGGATGACATTCTTTTGGCAGCTGTCATACATAATGCTGTCAAAATCCAAATTTGATACATGTGTAAGGATAAGATGTGAGAACTGAAAGATACTCATTTTCCTTTTCCACATAAGCATAATAGTTGAGTATAATATTCTATCATTTTCCACTGtatgttttgctctctctctcctcctcgtttTTATATGATTTGTGATAAAGCTTTTTCGTGGACAAAAGCTCTTAGTGGAATGCGGAGGTGAAGTGTTTGCATTGATTGCACGGCCAGTGAAATTACACAACCTGTCACTCTGGCTCAGTTTAGACCGATCAGGAGGGCAGAGGCACTGACAAAGAATCGCACAAAATAACCCAGCCCAACAACGgcgacgacaacaacaacaacaacaacaacaacaagaatgagaggggaagaaaagaaGTGATGATTTGTTCTCCCTCAGCACATCCATCTGGCATTCAGCAGCGCAAACTCAATCTCCCCCAATGTCAACACATCATAAAGCTACGCACCTGGCCATATTGAAAAGACCTCATGAACTCACTCtccgacacacacgcacacacgcacacacacatacaaaaacaatatttctaACACCTTTTCAGACACACccgtaaaaaaaacatattggaTTTGGagttgctgtctctctctctttgtcttagATGCCAAATCCATGACTTGATTGTGATCACAATCTGCAAAAGGCAAATATGGTTCTGTTGGTGTTCCAAAAAAGATTCCACACCACGAGGCACTGAGAGATGAACCGTGGCATCGCCACACATTTCCACAACAATGGCGAGCACATCGATGACTTTGATTAGAGCGGAGCGAGGCCATTAGCGTGAGTGATTTGAGATTGACTTCTCTCCAGTTTTTAAAGTGCCATGCTTGATCTGATAGTATCATTGTCATTCCCATTACCAGGGAGCAGTGGAGGGCTAGCCGAGGTCTCAGCTCATAGAGAACATCAAAGATGCGCGCACTGTGCTCATTAGCAGTGGCCATCTGTAGAGAAGCACTTCTGCACAGCCCCAGAGGTACCATTCCACTAAGAGCAATGACACATTGTGCAAATTAGGTAaaatgcacttttttttttttgggggtcggTTTAGATCATATCTTGTCTTTGTTTTAACTTAAGCAGACCcacacttatgtgtgtgtgtgtgtgtgtgtgtgtgtgtgtgtgtgtgtgtgtgtggctcggTGGTATACTAACAGTTTAATTATCCTAAATGGGCCATGCTTGTTTTATAGACTACCGTCACTGATGGGTTTCCTCAGTATGATCGActaaggaaaaaaaaattgccaCTCTGTCAAGTGAGTCAAAATCATTAGAGTAATTAATATTATGATTAAAGCCTCTCCGCGCTGACACCACCGGCCGTGGTTGATATGGAAATGAGAAACGACGGAGCAGAACTTGCCGCTTCCTGACATGGGTGCTAACAGCGAGGGAGGGGGGTCTGAGGCGGAACATTTTCTTTAGCCACAGTGTTTTTCTGcgagtgtgtgaggtgtgcgCCTGTAACAGATCTGTTTATTTATGTCCTCCCGCCTCGGTCCCCATTTGCATTTTGATTGGAACACGGGAGTCACAGCAGACATCTAAATAGATACTTTGATAGTCATCATAAATCTGGAAATAAGGCCTTATCCTGAGTGCAAAGAGGCCAGatgtgcccttgtgtgtgtgtgtgtgtgtgtgtgtgtgtgtgtgtgtgtgtgtgtgtgtgtgtgtgtgtgtgtgtgtgtgtgtgtgtgagagtatgtgggatggagggagtgGGTGTTTACGTGTCAATaattatacatgtgtgtgttcatgtgtgcatgtgtctctctctctatctctctctctctctgtataacAGAGGTTTTTTGTAATGGAAATACTGAagatggatgcacacacagcaacactcaATGCTTTTAAACGCTGCAGTCTGAGGCTGCTATAGAAACCTGCAAGCACAGGGGCAACAACGGCAACAATCGCCTGTCAACTGGCCAGGCCATGACAAACACACTGGCAAGTTTGATAGATGACTGCTCGCCCCCCAAACTTCAAATACTATCCACTGGCCCTATATCAAGGGCTGATGGAACAGCACTAAAGCCCAGCTACAATGGTCACAGCTCCACTTCACAACACACGGGctaataaacataacagctggaatgaaaaatgtaatattagtCACTCCAA of Alosa alosa isolate M-15738 ecotype Scorff River chromosome 14, AALO_Geno_1.1, whole genome shotgun sequence contains these proteins:
- the tox3 gene encoding LOW QUALITY PROTEIN: TOX high mobility group box family member 3 (The sequence of the model RefSeq protein was modified relative to this genomic sequence to represent the inferred CDS: inserted 1 base in 1 codon), producing the protein MDVRFYPAAGGNSIPGDPQNLDFSHCLGYYNYNKFANNNNYMNMAEANGGLLPGGDTFHTPSLGDEEFEXPPITPPPETESGMGLSEGDTPFPNLPEPPPPQRGNFTPQFPPQSLELPSITISRNMMNQDGGLLPMNIGQAHLRQYGPNPAMVMRSIISMNNPNGMMSRNQLTTINQSQLNAQLGMNMSGPNIAHTSPSPPASKSATPSPSSSINEDEGDEGNRMTGEKRPAPDAGKKPKTPKKKKKKDPNEPQKPVSAYALFFRDTQAAIKGQNPNATFGEVSKIVASMWDGLAEEQKQVYKSKTEAAKKEYLKALAAYRASLVSKAAAESAEAQTIRSVQQTLASTTLSPALVLPSPLNQHPSMSAAAAAQALQQALPRAIAPKPLQMGGNQIVTSVAVAHQNMPGGIPSQLLGQMGPGGRAMGGGGGGPPQVSGPGSQMSPPMPGVQQQPPPQQHASLQQLQQQQQQMQQHLQHHQMQQQQMHHQQIQQQMQHQHFQHHLQQQLQQHHMQQQQQQQQQQQHQQQHQQQHLQQQHQQQLQLQHMQMHQLHQQQMQHLQQQQQQQQQQQQQQQQQQHQSQCSPAQHSPGTPHSSTLGSPAPAQASAPPQHHPSQIQAHALSQVSIY